TCTTCGCAGACGCAAAGCGCCCGTTCGGGGGAATGAAAAAGTGGAATCCACTGGTTTCAATAAGCAACATCCCGAAAAAACGCCGGGTAAACCCGCTGTGGCTAAAGTTTAATCCCTTTACCGTGACAGCTTTTGAGGGCTCACCGCAGGCAAGAATTGCCTGCGGTGAGAACACCCTCTTCAGCTCAGTCAAGCCGCTCTCGTTTTGTAACTCTTCGCACGACGATCACCGAAGCAATCGCCTTCAAGAGATTCGTTCAAGAGCCACCGGGATGAATCGGGTGCCCAATATAATGGGTATAAACCAAAATTTTGGATAGAATTCCCACTTGATTATCCTCATAAGTCGGCCTTGTAAAAATTTCGGAATCCATGTACGAAAATTTTATCGCACGAACGCTTCTTTTTCCTGTTTCTCAGTGGTGGAGAAGGAGCGCACTGTGTCGATATCGTATTTTTTGCGAAATCGCCGGTATTGCGGGGAGTAACATATTGGTTTTATAGTATATGAAACCAGAAATGGCATGACTTTTGCCTTTGTTCGGCGGGAGGCTTTAATATATTGGTCTTGGGACAACCCGGCAGGATTTAGGCCCTTTACCAGAAACATGCACGCTTTTGCGTGTATATTCGCCGAAGGTGAAAGATGGCTTTTATGTCCCAGCATTCCAGCATCCGGCTTTGCCGGATTAGGTGAAAACATATTATTGCCGATGTATGGCGGCAGAAAAAAGGGGCTTTGATTCATGCAGTGGAGTGTCGGAAAAATAATCAGCAAATGGGCGATGCTGACGCCCGAAAAAGCGGCCATCATCTATGAAGATGAAAGGATATCATATCGATCACTTAATGATGCGGCCAATCAGGTCGCGCATTTTTTTACGGGAAAAGGCCTTAAAAAAGGCGATCGGGTTGCGGTGAACCTTTTTAACTGTCCGGAGTTTCTGGCGTGCTATTTTGCCGCGGCAAAACTGGGGTTAATTTTTGTTCCCTTAAATTTCAGAATGGTTTCCAGGGAACTGGCCTATCAGTTGAATAGCTGCGGTTGCCGGCTTCTTGTATTTCACGATGAAACTCAAGATGAGGTGGCGCTGATCAGATCTTCCGTTTCAGTCGAGGCGGACAAGTTCGTCTGGCTTCCATCCTTTGAAACGAATTTCGACGGCCCTCCCGAGTGGGCGATGGATTATCACGCATCTATCGGCGGCTATCCAACAACAGAACCCACGCCGGATGCGCCGGTCGATTTGGATGATCCCCTTCTTATTCTGTATACCTCTGGTGTCACCGGGGATCCGAAAGGCGCCGTCATTTCACACGGTCAGACCTATTTCAAGAGCTTTCAGTATATTATTCTTGCGGATATGCGGGGGGATGACATCTTTCTGTCCCAGGCGCCTCTTTGCCATTCGGCGGGTCTTGCGGTAACGGCGACACCGGGGCTGTGCCGAGGGGTTACGCTGCTGATGCGGAAAAAATTCGATGCCGAGCAGTTTGGAAAAGACATTGAAACCTACCGGGCAACGATTGTTTTCGGACTCACGACCATGTTTCGCTTTGTGCTGGAAACCGGCGTATTGGATCGGATTGATCTGAACAGTGTTCGGGTGGTGCTTGGCGGGGGAGAAAGGACACCGGCAACGCTGTTCAATGCGTTGGCTGAGAAAGGGTTGTATTTACAGATGGGCTTCGGCCAAACGGAAAATTCCGGCATGACATCGGTGCCGAAGGAATTTGTCCTTTCAAAAAAAGGATCTTGCGGACTTCCCAACTTTTTTACGGAAGTGTGGGTGGAGGATGATCAGGGGGATCGATTATCGCCTGGTGAGATCGGCAATATAGTTGCCAGCGGTCCGAATGTGATGACCGGCTACTGGAACATGCCGGAGGAAACCGCCGCCACCATCGTGAACGGCAAACTTTTCACGGGGGATCTGGGATATACGGATGAAGAGGGGTTTTTATACATTGCCGACCGGGCAAAGGACATGTATCGAAGCGGCGCCGAAAATGTTTATCCGGCTGAAGTGGAGCGGGTATTGGGGGATCATAAAAAAATAGAGAATGTCGCCATCATCGGTGTGCCGGATGAGAGATGGGGGGAGACCGGAAAGGCCTTTATTGTTTGCAAGGAGAATGAGACCTTGACGCAAGAGGAGGTGCTTGGATTTCTCAAGGGAAAGGTGGCGCGGTATAAGTATCCAAAGCATATAGAATTTATAGAATCCCTGCCGTTGACGGCCTGGGGAAAGGTTAAAAAAGGAGCTTTAAAGCGAAGCTTCCTTCAAGAAGGGGAAAGGTGTTTGAAATAGGGTATAAATTTTTTAACTATAGGGTTACAAAAAATAATTGAAAAACATAAACAATTATAATAAGTGTTTTTTGATTATTGCATAAAAAGCCCGCCATCACGGTTTTGGCTACCTTATCTTGTAGTCCTGAACTGAACATTAGCCAAAATACTGTGGCCCGCAAATTTAATTCCATTTTTTGCAAACAGTCGTTACTGTGCACGGGGTCAAACTGCTTGGCATCTATGGAAAAATACAATTGTTGTAAATTTTTAATATTTAGGATATAATAATCCCTTTTAATCGGCAGACTATTTTTTCAAGAAATGATAACAGGTTTTAAAATAAGTGATAAGGCGTTTCAAGGCCGTTTGGGAATCAGCCCAATACGGATTAGCCGTGGTTGTCAAATTACCTTGATGTATCCGTTAACACATAAAAAATTATGTGGAAAAATCTGATATGTCATCCATGCGCATCTTGGTTGCTGCGAGGTGCGGCTGAATAGTTAACCATGATTTGATGAACCGGATAATAAAACTTAGAACCATTTTTTCGGTAACGAAGGAGAGCGATTATGCAAAACACATCAAATGAAGTGGTGCTGATAAACGGAGTCTCGGACGAAGTGGGACAGAGCATTGGTTTGAGCTTCGGGGGAAAAGGCGCAAGCGTTGTGATTGCCGGCAGTGACAAAGCGTCGGTGGACCAAACCGTCGCGCAGATCAAAGAGGCCAAAGGAGAAGCGATCGGATGTGTTGTGAATCCATCCAATGAGGGTGAGGTGAAGGCGGCGGTGAAGAAAGCTGTTGACACTTATGGAAAACTCGATGTGCTGGTGAACAATATTGCGGTAAAGGCCAATGTACTACAGGGCAAGAAAACGACCGATCTGACCCAGGCCGACTGGAATAAGACGGTAACATCCGGCACGGACCCGTTGTTTCTTTTCTGCCGCGAAGCCGTATCGGTCATGCGGGAAAAGAAATATGGGCGAATTATTAATATCGGCAGCCTATACTATCTTGGATGGCCGAAAGTGGCGAGTCTTTCCGCCGCGAATGCGGCAATTTACGGTTTTACCCGTGCGTTGGCGCTTGAAACCGCCATCGACAATATCACGGTAAATTCCATTGGCGTAGGTGATTTGGCGGATGCCGGCTTATCCGAAGAGGAAACGGCCAAGCTGAAGGGCAGCATTCCGATGGCGCGGCTCGGCAAGCCCGAGGATATTGATAACGCTGTTGAGTTTTTTGCATCGCGATCCGCCAAATACATTACGGGGCAGACACTCTTTGTTTGCGGCGGGAAATGCATCCATTTTTCTATGTCGATATGATGCATCGTAAATCAAAAATATCCGATAATAATGGAGGAATATAAAATGGGCATTGAAAATAGGGTCGCACTCATCACCGGATCTGCAAGTGGTATGGGAAAACAGACCGCCCAACGAATGGCGGAAAAAGGTGTTAAAGTCGTCATCAACGATGTGGTTGCTGAGAAAGTCGAAGAGACGGTCGGTGAATTCAAAAAAGCCGGTTTTGACGTCATTGGACAGGTCGCGGATATCTCCGATAAGGCACAGGTAGAAGCCATGGTTAAGGCGGCGGTCGATGCTTTTGGCTCAATTGATATCCTGGTTAATAATGCCGGTGTGGAAATTATCGCCCCGTTGAGAAAGGTTACAGAGGAAAACTGGGATTTTGTCTATAAGGTCAATTTAAAAGGTTCGTTTCTGTGCAGCCAGGCTGTCCATGGGTATATGGTGGAGCAGAATCGCGGACGGATCATCAATATCGCCTCCAGAGCCTGGTTGGGCGGTGCGGGGCAGGCCGGCTACTCTTCGGCAAAGGCCGGCATGGTCGGATTGACACGAACCCTTGCGCTCGAACTGGGTCGGAAAAATATCACCGTCAACTGCATTGCGCCGGGATTGATCTATACCCCGATGTGGGACCACGCGTCCAAGGAACAAATCGCCGGCTTGTTGAAAAAGCAGCCGACCGGCACCTTTGGGGAAGCGGATGATATCGCCAACGCCGTCATGTTTTTTGCCGACGATAAAACCAGTTTTGTCACCGGACAGGTGTTTTACGTCTGCGGTGGCAGAAGCCTGTATGCCGGATGATGGGGAACCAGTTCATTGCTGCCGTAAGGCTTGATTCCACTTGCAACATGGCATCTTAAAAGCGAGGAGTACGACGATGACGGAAAACGGTTCTCTCAGTAATTTAAAGATACTCGATTTCACCGGCGTTTTGGGCCCCTATGCGGGGAAGCTGTATGCCGGTGTCGGGGCGGATGTCATTCACATTGAGCCCATCACTGGCGATCCGCTTCGAAATATCGGGCCATTTTTTAAAAACATTCCTGGAAAGGATAGAAGTCTTCAGTTCCTTTATTACAATGCCGGTAAAAGAGGCCTTGCTCTCGATATAAATAAGGACGAAGGCAAGGACATTTTTCTGAAACTGTGTCAGTCTGCCGATTTGCTGCTTGAAAGTTTTGACGCGGGCGTCCTGAACAGCATGGGACTCAGTTTTGATGTGTTGAGTGCGGTCAATCCTAAACTGGTGCAGACGTCCATGACGCTGTTCGGTGCGACCGGGCCCTATGCCAATTATCCGGGATCGGATTTAACCTGCTCGGCGTTGAGCGGGTTTACCTATCTTGCTGGAGATAACAACGACAAACCGGTCAGAGCGCCGGATGACCAAGCCTACCAGACGGCAGGGGCACATGCGGCGGTTGCCAGCGGCTTTGCCCTCTATTTTGCCAAAAAGACCGGTATCGGTCAGTTCGTTGATATCGCCGCAATTGAGTCGGTAGCGTCCGCCCATGAAAATGCGGCCCAGTTCTGGGATCTTGAAGGCGTGATTCGCAGATCTGCGTTTGGGACCCTGGCCGGCGGCGGGCTTTTTAAATGCAAAGACGGATATATTGCCTTGGTAGCGGCGATGGGTAATAAAAACAAGCAGATGTGGGATCCATTCGTTAGATGGATGAAAGAAGAAGGGGTTGAGGGATGGGAGGCCTTTGATGATGAAAAGTGGCTGGATCAGAATTTCAGACGGGAACTCAAGAATTACGAAATTTTCTGCCGCATTTTTGAAGCCTATACCATGAAGCACACCAAGCTGGAATTGTACGAAAAAGGGCAATTCTACAAGGTGGCGACCACGCCAGTGAGCAACGGAAAAGATCTGGTTGAAAACCCCCAGTTAAAGGCCACCGGTTTCTTTCAAACGGTAACCCATGGTTATCTGAAGGATGATGTCACCTTCCCCGGCGCTCCGTACGAGTTCGGTGAAATTCAATGGCGGTTCGGGGGACCGGCGCCCACGCTTGGGCAGCACACCGCCGAGATTTTGCTGGAAGTCGGATACACTCAAAGCGAAATTGATGCCTATGCAAAGGAGGGTACCATCTATGTTGGCTAATATGAAAAAGGCGCTTGACGGCATTGTGGTATGTGATTTTTCCTGGGTCGGCGCGGGGCCAATCACCACCAATATGCTGGGTCAATGCGGGGCGGAGGTCATTAAGATTGAAAGCGCGAAAAGACCGGATATTCTTCGCTTGGGCCCGCCGTTCAAGGATGGAAAACCCGGGGGGTTTGAGCGCAGTGGCTACTTTTCAAACCGAAATCCCAACAAGAAGAGCATTGCCGTCAACATGGCCCTTCCGGAGGCAAGAGATATTGCTGTTCGCTTGATTAAAAAGAGCGATATCGTCATTAACAACTTCCGTGTCGGGCAGATGGAAAAATGGAACCTGGGGTGGGAGGATATTAAAAAAATGAACCCGCGGGCCATTTATGTCACCATGAGCTTGCAGGGAACAACCGGGCCCCACAGCGGATATATGGGGTATGGCGTCAATCTGAATGCGTTGTGCGGGTTGACGGAAAGAGCGGCGGAGCCGGGGAAGGTTCCTTTCGGCACCGGCACGAACTATACGGATCATGTGATGGTACCCACGCACACGTTGTTTGGCATCATGGCGGCCCTGCTTCAGCGGGAAATCACGGGAAAAGGGCAAACGGTGGCTATTTCCCAGCTTGCATCGGCGATTGCGATGAAGCCATCGGATCTTCTAGCGTATTCGTCACACGGCGAGATACTGGGGGCGACGGGATGTTCGGATCCCTATGCGGCGCCGCATAATGTGTATAAAACCCTCGGCTATCGAAGCTGGATTGCCATTGCCGTCTTCAGCGAAGAGGAATGGATGTCGCTCAAGAAGGTCATGGGGCATCCCGCGTGGGCGGAAGATGAAAAGTTTGCAACATTTGAAAAGCGCAAGGAACATGAAGCCGAGCTCAATGAACATGTTGAGGCGTGGACTGAGGGGCAATACAATACCGAATTGATGGAAAAACTGATTCAAAACGGTGTCCGGGCCGGCGTTGTGAATGATGCGCGCGGTGCCATTGAGGATAAGCATCTTCGTGATAGAGGCTTCTGGTCTTATTTGGATCATCCAGTGGTCGGCAAAACACTCTATAATCGCGGTCCATTTGTGTTCACGAAAACGCCCATTCGAATGGAAACGGCGGCTCCCCTGCTTGGCGAACATACGATGGCGGTGTTATCCGACATGTTGGAATACAGCGCTGAAGAGATAGACAAGTTAAAGGCGGCGAATGTGTTGGTCTAAGCGGGAAGGATCAATTCGCCTATTTGAAAGTTGAATGCAGTATTCCTAAAGGAGGGAATCAATGGATTTTTCAATACCAGAAGAATATATGATGCTTAAGGAGTCAATGCGCGAGTTTGTCAAGAGGGAGTTGTTGCCGCTTGAAAAAAGCCATCTTGAACGCGAGTTGAGAATGTATGCGGATGGGGGCCATTTACTTCCGGATGATGTCAACCAAAGGCTGATGGCCAAAGCCAAGGAGCTGGGCTTTTGGGGCATCGAGGTGGATGAAAAGTATGGCGGTCAAGGGTTGGGAATGTTGGCCAAGACGCTGGTGGTTGAGGAATTGTGCAAGTCCTACATTGGATTTTATGGTTTCACATTGCCGCCGGATGCGCCCAACCTTTACTATTTGGCGGATTGCTGTAAGGGAAATCAGCGCGAAAAATATTTTACTCCCTATTGCAATAATGAGTTGGAATCTGCCATGGCGTGCACGGAGCCGGATGCGGGCTCCGACGTGAGCGGTCTTAAAACCACTGCGGTTCGCAAGGGGGATAAGTGGATTATAAATGGAACGAAAACCTTTATCAGCAAGTGTGATTACGATAATGTTTTTTTTATTCTGATAGCCGTCACGGATAAAGAGGCCAAGCAAAAGGATCGATTCACGGCGTTTTTGGTTGACAAAAACACGCCGGGTTTGCGGGTCGGGCGTGAAACACCGGTTATCGGGCCGCTGCGGACCTGGGATCTGATTTTGGAAGATGTCGAACTTGGGGATGATGCGATTTTGGGTGAAATTGGGCAGGCATTTGTACCCCTGCAAAACCGTTTTGGCGTCCGCAGAATCGAGTTGGCTTCGCGCTGCACCGGAATGGCTGAGCGGTTGATTCAGATGATGATTGACCAGGCCAACACACGGATAACCTTTGGAGAGCCGCTGGCCAATCGGCAAACTGTCCAAAACTGGATAGCGGATTCTACGATGGAATTGGAAACCGTAAGATGGTTTTTGTATTATGCGGCATGGAAATCCGACCAAGGGCATAAGGACCTGCGCATTGAAGGCGCTTCCCTTAAGACACTGGCGACGGAAATGCTTTCTCGCGTTGCCGATCGTGCGATTCAGGTCCATGGCGGATACGGGGTTTCCAAAGAGTTGGGTATCGAGTATGTTTATAGAATCGTGAGGATTTGGCGAATTCTCGAAGGGCCTTCCGAAATTCATCGATGGTCGATTGCCCGGCAATTGCTTAAAGAGAAAAAACCCTACAATACCTTTATTGTGGCAAAAGAAGACTAATCAGACGCTATTTGAAAGGAGATAGACCCATGCCTGTTGAATTTAAAAAAGAAAACCATGTTGCCTATGTCACATTGAACCGCCCGGAAGCGATGAATTCCCTGGACCCCGAATCACTGGCCCAGATCAAGCAGATTTTGACCGATATAAAGGCGGATCATGATGTTCGTGTGACCGTATTGACCGGCGCCGGAGAAAAAGCGTTCTCAACCGGCACGGATATGAAAAAAACAAAGCCGCCCACGGAATGTATGGCGGCAGTTTTTTTGAAAGATGAGCCGATGACGCCGCTGCCCTATTTCAATATGTGGAAACCCCTTATTTGCGCGGTAAACGGTTTTGCGGTTGGCGGCGGCATGGAAATGGCATTGGCCTGCGATATTCGAATCGCCAGCACGAATGCGAAATTCGGCTTGACGGAAGTTAAAGTCGCCAGCCTGGCGGGTATCAACGGCACTCAGGCCATCGGGCGGGTGATTCCCCATGCGGTGGCCATGAAAATGTTGCTGACCGGTGAAATGATCGATGCGCAGGAAGCTTACCGGGTGGGGCTTATCAGCGATCTCGTCGAGCCTGCCGAACTGATGCCAACGGCCAAGAAAATGGCCGAGAGAATCGCTCAGAATGCGCCGCTGAGTGTTAAAGCCGCAAAAATGGCGGCGGTTCTCGGCAAGGATATGCCTTACGAACACTCTCTTATGTATTCTCAACTCTTGTGGGGTGTTCTTCGGGATACGGAAGACCGAAAAGAAGGGTTCACCGCCTTTGCGGAAAAAAGAGCACCGGTGTGGAGCGGTAAATAAGCACGAAACCGGCGTGTTGTTGACATCCTGATGTAGCCGGTTTTCTATCTGAACCTCAACTTCCCGAATGAAATTTGAAACAGGTTGAATCCGGGAAGTTGCGCTTTCAAATAAGGGACCAAGAATGGCTTATATCGAGCAGGCGGGATGCGTTTTTTAGCATGCGTTTCCGTGTTGAATTCTACGCAACCCATCTGCTGATAGTAAGGCGAGGGGAGTTTTGGAATAATGCATATAGCGGTGATGGCAAAGGTCGTACCGGATTATGAAGTCCCAGCTGGGGATTTTGAGTTGGTCAATGGCCGGGCTAACTCTCGATACACGCGAATGATCGGGCTTTATGATGAAAACGCCATAGAGGCCGGCGTTCAGCTCAAAGAAAAATACAATGCGTCGCTGAGTATCATATCCTATGGGAAAAGCGATGATGTTTCCATTCTAAGAAAAGCCGTTGCCATGGGAGGGGATAATCTCAACCTGGTGATGGGTGATTCGGATGATCCATATGTGATTGCGGCCAATTTGAAAATGGCGCTTGAGAAGCTCGGGAATGTGGACCTGGTGCTGGCCGGCCAGCAGTCGGCCGACATGGATCGGGGGATTGTTCATAGCATTCTTGCGGAAATGATGGGGTATACCTTTTTGCCCAAGATTGCCTTTATTGAGTCGGACGCGGGTGCCTGGAAAGTACGGCAGATTCACGAAAACGGTAGCCGGGAGTTGAAATTTGCCGGCAAAGGGGTGCTTTCCATTACGAGCATTCCTGAAAACGTGCCGCGCATTCCCGCGGTACGTGCGATTTTTGCCGCCAAAAAGAAACCGGTGGACAAAATGGATGGGATCGCGGCCGCGCCCATGAACGTTGAAGAACTCTCCGTGAGTATCCCGAAAATGGAATCGGTTTGTGAGTTTTTGCCGATTGACGATTTAGGGGAAACCGCAAAAACCCTTTTGGCTAAACTCAGGGAGGGCAGATATCTATGAAAACGCTGATCATCGAGATTATTGATACAAAGAGAATTGGAGAGCTGGTGACAGTCGGCCGAATTTTCGGCGGATCACCGGATATTTTGGCGTTGGGAGCGGGTAATATTCCCGGAACATATGGCAACGCTTATCAGACGGACCAGTCGGTAGCCGCCAATCTGGTTGCAGCGGCTGCTGAGCTGATCGGCCAGCAAGGCTATGAAGTGATTTTGATGTCTGCTACCACGGTCGGCGCCGAGATCGCCGGCCGTCTCAGTGTCTGCATTAATGCACCGGTGCTTTCTGAGGTCATCGCGATTTCACCGGATATGACGGTTACGCGTCCCATTTATGGCGGAAAGGCTGTGGCGGAATATAAGGTCAAAAAAACGCCTGTTATTTTAACGGTTCGCAGGAAATATTTTGAATCAGCCGTGTTGGACGGCACTACAGCCGGAACACCGTTGCCGGTTAAAGAGGCAGCTGTTCAGTTTTTATCCGAAGAGGAAATCAAAGCTGAAGGCATTCCGCTTGAGGATGCGGAAATCATCGTATCCGGCGGCCGGGGAGTCGGCAGCGCTGATAATTTTAAAATGCTGCATGAAATGGCAGGGATTGTCAATGCTGCGGTGGGGGCATCCCGCGGCGCCGTGGACGAGGGCTGGGCCGCTCCGACCATGCAGATTGGGCAAACAGGCAACATTGTTGCGCCCTCGGTTTATTTTGCGATCGGCATCTCCGGCGCGAGCCAGCATTTAGCCGGCATTGCCAATGCCAAATGCGTCGTGGCAATCAACAAGGATGAGGAAGCGAATATTTTCAAACGAGCGCGTTTCGGCATTGTGGCTGATTACAAAAATGTTATTCCTGCATTGACGAAGGCGTTGACAGAGGAGAAGTAGATGGGCCGGATCCCCTATTGGAATATCAGTTATGGCTTATTGATTGATGCCTTTGCACTGCCAGCGGTGGCGCTCCTGGTGTATGGTTTGTATGCTCACTGGAAAAAAATACAGCATGGCAAGGAGAGAGTGAAACCGAACCTGCCGCCGCTACCGGGGAAAATAGGGCCGGTGTATATTCATGCGCTGATTACCAAGGGGATCTTAGGTTCTAAAATTTATAGAAAGATTTTTACTGGAATTGCACATGGATTTGTATTCTGGGGAATGGTGTTCCTGGCGATCGGCACGGGGCTTGTGATGCTGAACATCTATTTAAAAGTGCCGGTGTTTGAGGGTGGATTTAACCGGTGGTTTATGAGCTTTTTCCTAGATCTGGCCGGATTGGTGGCGCTTGGTGGGTTGATATTTTTATTCATGAGGCGTCTGTTTGGCCCTGAGCGGCTGCGCCAGCCAAAGGAACGGCTTGGCTTTGTGCCGCAGATATGCCTTCTCGGGTTTGTGATCGCCTCTGGTTTTTACATCGAGGCGCTCCGAATCGCCGCCAACGGACCGGACCCCTATTCCTTTGTCGGCAATTTTTTGGCCGGTTTTTTTCCGATGGGCAACAACGGCCTTCACAGGGTGCTTTGGTGGACGCATGGATTAATGGCCATGGCCTTTATCGCCTATATCCCATTTTCCCCCATGGTGCATATTGCCTTGGCGCCGACCAACGCGGCGCTGGCCAATCCGAAGCCGGGTACGAGGATGGGGGTGATCGATTTTTCATCCTTTGACGATGAAACCGCTGAAGAAGTGCCCACCTTGGGCTGTGCCAAGCTCACCGACTTTACGCGCAAGCGCTTGCTCGACTATGACAGTTGCCTTTGGTGCGGCCGTTGTCATGAGGTCTGTCCTGCCGCATCCACCGGAAAGTCGTTGTCGCCCAAGGGCGTTATGGTCACGCTTGCGGAGAAACTGCATAGCGGCGGATTTGATGATGAAGGACTCATCGACGAGGTCGGCATGGACGCTATTTTTGCCTGCACGACCTGTACCGCGTGTATGGAAGCTTGCCCGGTGTGTATTAACCAGCCAAAGACGATATTGAAGTTCAGGCAAAATCTCGTGATGGAACAATCCCGAATACCGGAACTGATGGGTAAGGCCAACAACAGCCTGGAGCAGCGCCAGCATCCGTTCTTTGGAACCGGTTCGGGGCCCAAGGACTGGTGCAAAGGGCTGGACGTGCCGATTTTTGAAAAAGGTGAGACCGAGTATTTGCTCTGGATAGGGTGTGCGCCAACCTATGAGGAAAGATCTCAAAAAATCGCACAGGCCATGGTTGAGATACTGCAAAAGGCCAACATTTCCTTCGGCATTTTAGAAGAATCCAGATGTACCGGGGATCCGGCCAAGCAGATGGGAAATGAGTTTTTATTTCGTGAAATCGCATTACAGAACGTGGAAGAATTTTCAGAACTCGGCGTGAAAGATATCATCACCCTGTGCCCCCATTGCTACAACAGCTTTTCACGACATTACCCGCCGCTTGGCGGCGAGTACAATGTCATACCGCATTCCGTGTTTCTCAATGAGCTGCTGGAAAAAGGCAAGATCAAGATAGACAAAAAGAATCAAAGCATTTGCTATCATGATCCCTGCTACCTCGGTAGACGGAATGGATTTTATGATGCGCCCCGTGCGGTACTTGGGAAAGCCGGCAATTGTATTGAGATGCAACGGCATAAGAATAACAGTTTTTGCTGCGGCGGAGGGGGCGGAAACTACTGGGCGGAAGAAGAAGGGACACGCATCAACAGAAACAGGGCCAAAGAGGCTTTTGAAACATCCGCTGACATTGTTGCCACTGCATGCCCGTTTTGCCTGGCAATGTTGACCGATGGGATGAAAAGCGTGACAGATGAGCAAAAAGTATTTGATATCGCTGAGATTATTAATGTGGCAATGAGTTAGGGGACCAAGATGGCTGTATAATGCACGATGTAAGATGACTTGAATCACTCAGGTTTTGAGGCCAAAGACTCGACTCGCGAATTGCATTGTTATTTTGCCGAATAAGCCAAACTGCGACGGTCAGCATTATTCTGCATCATTTACCCCTATTCCCTCAAGCGTTTCATTTAGGATAGATCGCACCCGAATCGTTATTGGCCCGTGATGGGTGCGATGATTCAATGAAAAGCAAAACGCCGTGCATGATTCAACCATTATTCCCGGCGGGTTTTCCGGGAATGATCACCATGATGGATAACTTAATGGTATGAAAGGAAATATCAATGTCAGAAACAGTCGAAAAAGCACCAAAGAAAAAAAAGGAAAAAAAGCCTGATATTACATTTTTCCGCGAGGATTTGTTCGAAGTGCCGAAGGATGGTTCCCCTCCCTATTTAAAAGGATATCGGTGCAAAAGCTGCGGCCAGATAGACTTTCCCAAGCTTGACACCTGTCCGAATTGCTGGGGAAGAGAATACGAAATGGAACCGTTGAGCCGGAAAGGCACATTGTATAGCTACAGCGAAATTTTCGTTGGGTCGCCGTTAGTTAAAACTCCCTATATTTTTGGATATATTGATCTGCCGGAAGACCTGAGAATTTTTGCGCAACTCAAAGGCGAAGTGGGGTCGTTTAAATGTGATGATGAGGTGGAGGTAACGGTCGGAGAGTTCAGCATGAATAATGACGGGCTGCCGATAACCGGTTATATGTTTAAAAAAGTCGATAAATAAGATCTTATAAGGAGAACCGCATATGAAGTTGGAGCGAGAAGTTTATATAGCCGGTGTGGGGGAAACCCCCTTCAGATTTCATACAAAAGATTTTGATGAATTGGGGCGGGATGCCGCGCTTGAGGCGATGAAGTCCTCAAACATTACGCGCCCGGATTTTATTCAAAGCGCCTACGTTGGCAACCTTGATAACGGCAGCTGCAGCGGGCAGGCCGTGTTGAAAGATTTAGGCATGTTGGGGCATTGCCCGGTTATTCGCG
The genomic region above belongs to Desulfobacterales bacterium and contains:
- a CDS encoding acyl-CoA dehydrogenase family protein encodes the protein MDFSIPEEYMMLKESMREFVKRELLPLEKSHLERELRMYADGGHLLPDDVNQRLMAKAKELGFWGIEVDEKYGGQGLGMLAKTLVVEELCKSYIGFYGFTLPPDAPNLYYLADCCKGNQREKYFTPYCNNELESAMACTEPDAGSDVSGLKTTAVRKGDKWIINGTKTFISKCDYDNVFFILIAVTDKEAKQKDRFTAFLVDKNTPGLRVGRETPVIGPLRTWDLILEDVELGDDAILGEIGQAFVPLQNRFGVRRIELASRCTGMAERLIQMMIDQANTRITFGEPLANRQTVQNWIADSTMELETVRWFLYYAAWKSDQGHKDLRIEGASLKTLATEMLSRVADRAIQVHGGYGVSKELGIEYVYRIVRIWRILEGPSEIHRWSIARQLLKEKKPYNTFIVAKED
- a CDS encoding enoyl-CoA hydratase-related protein — its product is MPVEFKKENHVAYVTLNRPEAMNSLDPESLAQIKQILTDIKADHDVRVTVLTGAGEKAFSTGTDMKKTKPPTECMAAVFLKDEPMTPLPYFNMWKPLICAVNGFAVGGGMEMALACDIRIASTNAKFGLTEVKVASLAGINGTQAIGRVIPHAVAMKMLLTGEMIDAQEAYRVGLISDLVEPAELMPTAKKMAERIAQNAPLSVKAAKMAAVLGKDMPYEHSLMYSQLLWGVLRDTEDRKEGFTAFAEKRAPVWSGK
- a CDS encoding electron transfer flavoprotein beta subunit/FixA family protein, whose amino-acid sequence is MHIAVMAKVVPDYEVPAGDFELVNGRANSRYTRMIGLYDENAIEAGVQLKEKYNASLSIISYGKSDDVSILRKAVAMGGDNLNLVMGDSDDPYVIAANLKMALEKLGNVDLVLAGQQSADMDRGIVHSILAEMMGYTFLPKIAFIESDAGAWKVRQIHENGSRELKFAGKGVLSITSIPENVPRIPAVRAIFAAKKKPVDKMDGIAAAPMNVEELSVSIPKMESVCEFLPIDDLGETAKTLLAKLREGRYL
- a CDS encoding electron transfer flavoprotein subunit alpha/FixB family protein codes for the protein MKTLIIEIIDTKRIGELVTVGRIFGGSPDILALGAGNIPGTYGNAYQTDQSVAANLVAAAAELIGQQGYEVILMSATTVGAEIAGRLSVCINAPVLSEVIAISPDMTVTRPIYGGKAVAEYKVKKTPVILTVRRKYFESAVLDGTTAGTPLPVKEAAVQFLSEEEIKAEGIPLEDAEIIVSGGRGVGSADNFKMLHEMAGIVNAAVGASRGAVDEGWAAPTMQIGQTGNIVAPSVYFAIGISGASQHLAGIANAKCVVAINKDEEANIFKRARFGIVADYKNVIPALTKALTEEK
- a CDS encoding heterodisulfide reductase-related iron-sulfur binding cluster, translating into MGRIPYWNISYGLLIDAFALPAVALLVYGLYAHWKKIQHGKERVKPNLPPLPGKIGPVYIHALITKGILGSKIYRKIFTGIAHGFVFWGMVFLAIGTGLVMLNIYLKVPVFEGGFNRWFMSFFLDLAGLVALGGLIFLFMRRLFGPERLRQPKERLGFVPQICLLGFVIASGFYIEALRIAANGPDPYSFVGNFLAGFFPMGNNGLHRVLWWTHGLMAMAFIAYIPFSPMVHIALAPTNAALANPKPGTRMGVIDFSSFDDETAEEVPTLGCAKLTDFTRKRLLDYDSCLWCGRCHEVCPAASTGKSLSPKGVMVTLAEKLHSGGFDDEGLIDEVGMDAIFACTTCTACMEACPVCINQPKTILKFRQNLVMEQSRIPELMGKANNSLEQRQHPFFGTGSGPKDWCKGLDVPIFEKGETEYLLWIGCAPTYEERSQKIAQAMVEILQKANISFGILEESRCTGDPAKQMGNEFLFREIALQNVEEFSELGVKDIITLCPHCYNSFSRHYPPLGGEYNVIPHSVFLNELLEKGKIKIDKKNQSICYHDPCYLGRRNGFYDAPRAVLGKAGNCIEMQRHKNNSFCCGGGGGNYWAEEEGTRINRNRAKEAFETSADIVATACPFCLAMLTDGMKSVTDEQKVFDIAEIINVAMS